Proteins from one Phocoena sinus isolate mPhoSin1 chromosome 8, mPhoSin1.pri, whole genome shotgun sequence genomic window:
- the ARHGAP32 gene encoding rho GTPase-activating protein 32 isoform X4 → MKSRPTKQKLKQRGILKERVFGCDLGEHLLNSGFEVPQVLQSCTAFIERYGIVDGIYRLSGVASNIQRLRHEFDSEHVPDLTKEPYVQDIHSVGSLCKLYFRELPNPLLTYQLYEKFSDAVSAATDEERLIKIHDVIQQLPPPHYRTLEFLMRHLSLLADYCSITNMHAKNLAIVWAPNLLRSKQIESACFSGTAAFMEVRIQSVVVEFILNHVDVLFSGKISAVIQEGAASLSRPKSLLVSSPSTKLLTLEEAQARTQAQVNSPIVTENKYIEVGEGPAALQGKFHTIIEFPPERRRPQNKMKKSPVGSWRSFFNLGKSSSVSKRKLQRNESEPSEMKAMALKGGRAEGTLRSAKSEESLSSLHAAEGDSKLFRPRRPRSSSDALSASFNGEMLGNRCNSYDNLPHNNGSEEEVGLLHIPALVSPHSAEDVDLSPPDIGVASLDFDPMSFQCSPPKAESECLESGASFLDSLGYSKDKQGTNRKDTEAGGSQSQTPGSTASSEPVSPLQEKLSPFFTLDLSPTEEKSSKPASFTEKVVYAFSPKIGRKLSKSPSLNISEPISVTLPARVSEVIGTVANTAAQNTPSPAWNKSGEESDVINRSPTQVVKIKANEREAQEGCESEVQPLDQVAAADADPPGKEEPASSSQSKAVPSGQTQTGADTHDPPQDSVPVSSVSLIPPPPPPKNAARLLALALAESAQQASTQSLKRPGASQAACTHYGDTAVAATEEKLPTAYSSATLDKAYFQTDRPAEQFHLQTKASGNCDQPAPDMAATGVYTHSSATESGEQRHPADIPGNQPPRICLSGDPEKARVTSVPLIDSESDDHISFPEDQSVKTSMPTVSFVGQDQLRFYSGDQPPSYLGASVDKPLHPSELADTAPAPSNLPRDKIYPPSGSPEENTSTVPVAYMTTAPAAADLSAREANWDVVEQPSAAGFTAATLQRGHRTNRPLPPPPSQRPSEQLPVLGQVQAAASIGLNNAHKVQGVVLAPERPPEPRALGDPTPVLAGDGGAAAQCPASAPAPQPSLPEKVREGARAPPLHLRGEPVPVHSSCGFPTPGPPTRTMESKIAAAIHSSCPDTSSSSGHHTFVTTSSASVEDVLPFPVPVPQAKHASQKTAYSTFARPDVTTDPFGPENCLHFSMTPSCQHRPQSVPPHHGKVAQQQAYGSRSEPPASMGPRYNTYVAPGRNVSGHHPKPCGPAEYVSSLSSSVRGSCYSEEMPLYPTIRRVQSLHTPPSSMIRSVPISRTEVPPDDEPAYCPRPLYQYKPYQSSQARSDYHVTQLQPYFENGRVHYRYSPYSSSGSYYSPDGALCDVDAYSTVQLRPLHRLPNRDLAFYNPRLQGKNVYGYAALPSRPRANVTGSFSANDHSVVNVPPVAEVKHTYTSWDFEDMEKYRLQSIRRESRARQKVKGPVMSQYDNMTPVVQDDLGGIYVIHLRSKSDPGKTGLLSVAEGKEGRHPAKALSPEGDDRLYRKHLEPEFDRAHHHGGHGSGQSEKPTLPQKQSSLRNRKLHDMGCSLPEHRAHQEASHRQLCESKNGPPYLQGAGQLDYGPKGIPDTSEPVSYHNSGGKYIPSGQESLRLNHKEVRLPKELERPRARQIAAPEKHSRDCCKEGEHLAQAAVPPPKPERSHSLKLHHTQNVERDPGVLYQYQTHGRRQGSGTVGPQYDNLEGYHSPPQHQRGGFGAAAMGTYVPPSFPHPQNRTYATALGQGAFLPTELSLQHSETQVHAE, encoded by the exons CCATGAATTTGACTCTGAACATGTTCCCGACCTGACAAAAGAACCCTACGTTCAAGACATCCATTCCGTGGGATCCCTGTGTAAGCTGTATTTCCGAGAGCTCCCAAACCCTTTGCTCACCTACCAGCTGTATGAGAAGTTTTCT GATGCTGTTTCAGCAGCAACAGATGAAGAAAGGCTGATAAAAATTCATGATGTCATCCAGCAGCTCCCCCCTCCACACTACAG AACGCTGGAGTTCCTAATGAGACACTTGTCTCTTCTAGCTGACTATTGTTCCATCACAAATATGCATGCAAAAAACCTAGCAATTGTTTGGGCTCCAAACCTGCTAAG ATCAAAACAGATAGAATCGGCCTGCTTCAGTGGGACAGCAGCTTTCATGGAAGTGAGAATTCAGTCTGTCGTTGTTGAGTTCATCCTCAATCATGTTGACGTCCTTTTCAGTGGGAAGATCAGCGCGGTCATTCAGGAAGGGGCAG ctTCTCTATCAAGACCCAAGTCCCTGCTGGTTTCATCTCCATCCACCAAACTGCTGACACTGGAGGAGGCCCAGGCACGAACACAGGCTCAGGTCAATTCTCCAATTGTGACTGAAAACAAATATATCGAAGTAGGAGAAGGACCTGCTGCACTTCAGGGAAAATTTCACACCATAATTGAGTTCCCACCTGAAAG GAGGAGgcctcaaaataaaatgaaaaagtctcCTGTGGGCAGCTGGCGTTCCTTTTTCAACCTGGGGAAATCATCATCTGTTTCTAAACGAAAGTTGCAGCGTAATGAGAGTGAGCCTTCAGAGATGAAAGCCATGGCTCTGAAAG GTGGCAGGGCAGAAGGGACCTTGCGCTCAGCTAAGAGTGAGgagtctctctcttctctccacgCAGCCGAAG GTGATTCCAAGCTGTTCCGACCCAGAAGACCCAGATCTAGCAGTGATGCCCTGAGTGCCTCTTTTAATGGAGAGATGCTGGGGAACCGCTGTAATTCCTACGATAATCTGCCTCACAACAATGGAAGTGAGGAGGAAGTAGGGCTGCTGCACATTCCGGCTCTCGTGTCTCCTCATTCAGCTGAGGATGTTGATCTGAGCCCACCAGACATCGGGGTAGCCAGCCTGGATTTTGATCCGATGTCATTTCAGTGCAGTCCTCCTAAGGCCGAATCAGAATGTCTGGAGAGCGGGGCTTCCTTTTTAGACTCATTGGGATACTCCAAGGATAAACAGGGTACCAACAGAAAGGACACAGAAGCAGGTGGTAGCCAGTCTCAGACTCCAGGAAGCACTGCAAGTTCTGAACCTGTCTCACCTCTTCAGGAGAAACTGAGTCCATTCTTTACCCTGGACTTGAGCCCAACTGAAGAGAAATCATCTAAGCCAGCCTCGTTCACTGAAAAGGTCGTCTATGCTTTCTCTCCAAAGATTGGACGGAAATTAAGCAAATCCCCCTCTCTGAACATATCTGAGCCAATTTCAGTGACCCTTCCCGCTCGGGTGTCGGAAGTCATCGGTACCGTCGCAAACACAGCAGCCCAGAACACACCTTCTCCAGCTTGGAACAAAAGTGGCGAAGAAAGTGATGTCATAAATAGATCCCCCACCCAGGTAGTAAAGATAAAAGCAAACGAGAGAGAGGCCCAGGAAGGGTGTGAGTCTGAAGTCCAGCCCCTGGACCAGGTGGCTGCTGCAGACGCAGACCCGCCAGGGAAGGAGGAGCCTGCCTCAAGCAGTCAGAGTAAGGCTGTACCTTCTGGACAGACTCAGACAG GAGCAGATACCCATGACCCCCCTCAGGATTCCGTTCCTGTAAGTTCAGTCTCTCttatcccaccaccaccgccTCCGAAAAATGCTGCCCGCCTGTTGGCGCTGGCCTTAGCTGAGTCTGCACAGCAAGCCTCGACCCAGTCATTGAAGAGACCGGGCGCTTCCCAGGCTGCTTGTACCCATTATGGAGACACAGCAGTGGCTGCGACTGAAGAGAAACTGCCTACTGCCTACTCTAGTGCTACCTTAGATAAAGCCTATTTCCAAACCGATAGGCCAGCTGAGCAGTTCCACCTCCAGACCAAGGCCTCCGGAAACTGTGACCAGCCAGCACCGGATATGGCAGCTACTGGGGTTTATACCCATTCCAGCGCCACTGAATCTGGGGAGCAACGACACCCAGCAGACATACCAGGCAATCAGCCGCCTCGAATCTGTTTATCTGGGGACCCAGAAAAAGCCAGAGTCACTTCAGTTCCCTTAATAGATTCTGAGTCTGATGATCACATAAGTTTCCCTGAAGACCAGTCTGTGAAGACCAGTATGCCGACTGTCTCCTTTGTGGGCCAGGATCAGCTTCGTTTCTACAGTGGAGACCAGCCTCCTTCTTATCTTGGTGCAAGTGTGGATAAGCCCCTTCACCCTTCAGAACTTGCAGACACAGCTCCCGCACCTTCTAATTTGCCTAGGGACAAAATCTACCCTCCTTCTGGGTCCCCTGAAGAGAATACCAGCACAGTCCCCGTGGCTTACATGACCACTGCTCCAGCAGCAGCTGACTTGAGCGCCAGAGAAGCCAACTGGGATGTGGTCGAACAGCCCAGCGCAGCAGGGTTCACCGCTGCCACCCTCCAGCGCGGTCACAGAACTAATcgtcccctccccccgcctcctTCCCAGAGACCCTCAGAGCAACTCCCAGTCCTGGGGCAGGTACAAGCCGCAGCCAGTATAGGACTAAACAACGCCCACAAG GTTCAAGGAGTAGTTCTGGCTCCAGAGAGGCCGCCTGAACCCAGAGCCCTGGGTGACCCCACGCCTGTCCTGGCCGGCGACGGTGGGGCCGCCGCGCAGTGTCCCGCCTCTGCGcccgccccccagcccagccttcccgaaAAGGTGCGGGAAGGTGCCAGGGCCCCCCCACTGCACCTGCGCGGCGAGCCCGTCCCCGTGCACTCCTCCTGTGGCTTCCCTACCCCGGGGCCCCCCACCAGGACCATGGAGAGTAAAATCGCCGCTGCCATCCACTCCAGCTGCCCAGACACGTCCAGCAGCTCCGGGCACCACACCTTTGTCACGACTTCCTCAGCCTCCGTGGAGGACGTTTTGCCTTTCCCAGTCCCTGTCCCACAAGCCAAGCATGCCTCTCAGAAAACTGCCTATTCCACCTTTGCTAGGCCTGACGTCACCACTGATCCCTTTGGTCCAGAAAACTGTTTGCATTTCAGTATGACTCCAAGCTGCCAGCACCGCCCCCAGAGCGTCCCCCCTCATCACGGCAAAGTGGCGCAGCAGCAAGCGTACGGCTCCAGATCAGAGCCGCCAGCCTCCATGGGTCCTCGCTACAACACGTACGTGGCCCCGGGAAGAAACGTGTCTGGACACCACCCGAAGCCATGCGGCCCGGCCGAATACGTGTCCTCTCTGAGCTCCTCCGTTAGGGGCAGCTGTTACTCCGAAGAAATGCCCCTGTACCCCACCATCCGCAGGGTGCAGTCTCTCCACACCCCTCCGTCGTCCATGATTCGCTCTGTCCCCATTTCGAGGACAGAGGTGCCCCCAGATGATGAACCAGCCTACTGCCCAAGACCCCTGTACCAGTATAAGCCATATCAGTCCTCCCAGGCCCGCTCAGATTATCACGTGACTCAGCTCCAGCCTTACTTTGAGAATGGCCGGGTGCACTACCGCTACAGCCCCTATTCCAGCTCTGGTTCCTATTACAGCCCAGACGGGGCCCTGTGTGACGTGGATGCCTACAGCACAGTGCAGTTGAGGCCCCTTCACCGCCTGCCCAACCGCGACTTGGCTTTCTACAATCCTAGGCTGCAAGGAAAGAACGTGTACGGCTACGCTGCTTTGCCTTCACGTCCCCGGGCCAATGTGACTGGCTCGTTCTCTGCGAATGACCACAGTGTAGTCAACGTGCCTCCAGTCGCCGAGGTAAAGCACACTTACACCTCATGGGATTTTGAGGACATGGAAAAATACCGCCTGCAGTCCATCCGGAGGGAGAGCCGTGCGCGGCAGAAGGTGAAAGGGCCTGTTATGTCCCAGTATGACAACATGACCCCCGTGGTGCAAGATGACTTGGGTGGGATCTATGTCATCCACCTGCGGAGTAAATCagatcctgggaaaactggacttcTCTCGGtggcagaaggaaaggaggggcGGCACCCAGCCAAGGCCCTTAGTCCCGAGGGAGATGACCGCCTCTATAGGAAGCATCTGGAGCCAGAGTTCGACAGAGCCCACCACCATGGAGGACACGGCAGTGGGCAGTCAGAGAAGCCGACCCTCCCTCAGAAGCAAAGTAGCCTCAGGAACCGGAAGCTGCATGACATGGGTTGTAGTCTCCCTGAGCACAGGGCACATCAGGAAGCAAGCCATAGGCAATTGTGTGAATCAAAAAACGGGCCACCTTACCTACAGGGAGCCGGCCAGTTAGATTATGGGCCCAAAGGGATTCCAGACACTTCTGAGCCAGTCAGCTACCATAACTCTGGAGGGAAATATATTCCATCAGGGCAGGAGTCTCTAAGACTGAACCACAAAGAGGTGAGGCTCCCCAAGGAGCTGGAGAGGCCTCGGGCTAGGCAGATTGCAGCCCCAGAGAAACACTCCAGAGACTGCTGCAAGGAGGGGGAACACCTCGCGCAGGCAGCAGTCCCACCCCCTAAGCCAGAGAGGAGTCACAGCCTGAAGCTCCACCATACCCAGAACGTGGAGAGGGACCCCGGCGTGCTGTACCAGTACCAAACACACGGCAGGCGCCAGGGCAGTGGGACTGTCGGGCCCCAGTACGATAACCTGGAGGGCTACCACTCCCCGCCCCAGCACCAGCGAGGAGGCTTCGGAGCAGCGGCGATGGGCACGTATGTGCCCCCCAGCTTTCCCCACCCACAGAACAGGACATACGCTACAGCTCTGGGGCAGGGCGCCTTCCTGCCCACAGAGCTGTCCTTGCAGCATTCTGAGACACAGGTCCATGCGGAATGA